A genomic segment from Dendropsophus ebraccatus isolate aDenEbr1 chromosome 7, aDenEbr1.pat, whole genome shotgun sequence encodes:
- the LOC138796722 gene encoding fatty acid-binding protein, liver-like, giving the protein MAFNGTFELQSHENFEEFMKAIGLPDELIQKGKDMKGVTEFVQNGDHFVVTVTTGPRVQRNEFTLGQETEMETIAGEKIKTIVNMVDGKLVANIKAVKSVSEVSGDLLINIMTLNDIVYKRISKRK; this is encoded by the exons ATGGCTTTCAATGGGACCTTTGAGCTGCAATCCCATGAAAACTTTGAGGAATTCATGAAAGCTATAG GTCTTCCTGATGAATTGATCCAGAAAGGTAAAGATATGAAGGGTGTCACTGAGTTTGTACAGAACGGCGATCATTTTGTGGTCACGGTGACTACAGGACCCAGAGTCCAACGGAATGAGTTCACTCTTGGTCAGGAGACTGAAATGGAAACTATAGCAGGTGAAAAAATTAAG ACTATTGTTAATATGGTGGATGGGAAACTAGTCGCAAACATTAAAGCGGTCAAGTCCGTCTCTGAGGTGTCAGGAGATCTTCTTATCAAT ATTATGACTCTGAATGACATTGTCTACAAGAGGATCAGTAAGAGAAAATGA